In Stenotrophomonas sp. ASS1, the following proteins share a genomic window:
- a CDS encoding EamA family transporter, whose product MLYLSLAVICSVLVSVLLKVAGRRQLDVSQMVTWNYLVAATLTAVVLQPPLDALRAPHAPWLSLLALAVVLPSIFLVLGRAVAVAGIVRSDVAQRLSLLLSLAAAFLFFGQTATPWKLAGLGLGLLAMVAISLRPRGPAVASSPGGWGWLLGVWAGFAVVDVLLKQVALSGTPSMAAVLASFSVAFVLMLALQLWRHASGRSRLAWRNLGAGALLGLLNGGNILFYVHAHQSMPESPATVFAGMNIGVVVLGALVGVFAFGETTTKWNRAGLALAVLAIGLIAWG is encoded by the coding sequence ATGCTCTACCTGTCCTTGGCCGTGATCTGCAGCGTGCTGGTTTCGGTGTTGTTGAAGGTGGCCGGACGCCGCCAGCTGGATGTTTCGCAGATGGTCACCTGGAACTATCTGGTGGCGGCAACGCTCACCGCCGTGGTGCTGCAGCCGCCGCTGGACGCACTGCGCGCGCCACATGCCCCGTGGCTGTCATTGCTGGCCCTGGCGGTGGTGCTGCCGTCGATCTTCCTGGTGCTGGGCCGCGCGGTGGCGGTGGCCGGCATCGTCCGCAGCGACGTGGCACAGCGTTTGTCGCTGCTGCTGTCTTTGGCCGCCGCCTTTCTGTTCTTCGGCCAGACTGCGACGCCGTGGAAGCTCGCCGGTCTCGGCCTGGGCCTGCTGGCGATGGTGGCGATCAGCCTGCGCCCGCGCGGCCCGGCGGTGGCGTCCTCACCCGGCGGCTGGGGCTGGCTGCTGGGCGTCTGGGCCGGGTTCGCGGTGGTCGACGTGCTGCTCAAGCAGGTGGCGCTGTCCGGCACGCCGTCGATGGCGGCGGTGCTGGCCAGCTTCAGCGTGGCCTTCGTGCTGATGCTGGCACTGCAGCTGTGGCGGCACGCCAGTGGCCGCAGCCGGTTGGCCTGGCGCAACCTCGGTGCGGGCGCGCTGCTGGGCCTGCTCAACGGCGGCAACATTCTTTTCTATGTGCACGCGCATCAGTCCATGCCGGAGAGCCCGGCCACCGTGTTCGCCGGCATGAACATCGGCGTGGTGGTGCTGGGCGCGCTGGTGGGCGTGTTCGCCTTCGGCGAGACCACCACGAAGTGGAACCGCGCCGGGCTGGCGCTGGCGGTGCTGGCGATTGGATTGATCGCCTGGGGCTGA
- a CDS encoding TetR/AcrR family transcriptional regulator, producing the protein MAYKRSALMEERLAGARERILLATRELVATGGWRNAPVTAVATQAGVSTGLIYRHFPSKAELFVEVLNAAVAHEVAIMERIASGPEVASERLRLAITAFVRRALAGPGLAHAFIVEPVDPDVEAERMRGRRAFGDVFLRLVEEGVAAGELPAQDAHVAAACLVGAFTEAMVGPTAPSREAHRDEDALVDAICSFCLRAIGAR; encoded by the coding sequence ATGGCCTACAAACGCTCTGCACTGATGGAAGAACGCCTGGCCGGGGCCCGTGAACGGATCCTGCTGGCCACCCGTGAGCTGGTCGCCACCGGCGGCTGGCGCAATGCCCCGGTGACCGCCGTGGCGACCCAGGCGGGGGTGTCCACCGGCCTGATCTACCGGCACTTCCCGTCCAAGGCCGAGCTGTTCGTGGAGGTGCTCAACGCCGCGGTGGCCCACGAGGTCGCGATCATGGAGCGCATCGCCAGCGGCCCGGAGGTGGCCAGCGAGCGCCTGCGGTTGGCGATCACCGCCTTCGTCCGCCGCGCACTGGCCGGGCCGGGGCTGGCGCATGCCTTCATCGTCGAACCGGTCGACCCGGACGTGGAAGCCGAGCGCATGCGTGGTCGTCGCGCCTTCGGCGACGTGTTCCTGCGGCTGGTGGAGGAGGGCGTGGCCGCCGGTGAGCTGCCGGCACAGGACGCGCATGTGGCGGCCGCCTGCCTGGTCGGCGCCTTCACCGAGGCGATGGTCGGCCCCACCGCGCCCAGCCGCGAAGCACACCGCGACGAAGACGCACTGGTGGATGCGATCTGCAGCTTCTGCCTGCGCGCGATCGGCGCCCGGTAA
- a CDS encoding NHLP-related RiPP peptide: MSASPLSADVAQQLLERLASDDAFRSEFAKDPGLALLALGADEDTVRACRASLASLGSKMEFAQAASRMRTLLGTRAAFNVPFLFEDGLPGLQQE; encoded by the coding sequence ATGTCTGCTTCCCCCCTTTCCGCCGACGTTGCCCAGCAGCTGCTGGAGCGCCTGGCCAGCGATGATGCCTTCCGGTCCGAGTTTGCCAAGGATCCCGGCCTGGCCCTGCTCGCACTGGGTGCGGACGAAGACACCGTGCGTGCCTGCCGTGCATCACTGGCGTCCCTGGGCAGCAAGATGGAGTTCGCCCAGGCCGCATCACGCATGCGGACCCTGCTTGGGACACGCGCCGCCTTCAATGTGCCGTTCCTGTTCGAGGATGGCTTGCCTGGTCTCCAGCAGGAGTAA
- a CDS encoding carboxyl transferase domain-containing protein, whose translation MTVLNSQLQPGSETFESNRAAMQAVVDDLHATLARTALGGSEAARAKHTARGKLLVRDRIDALLDPGSAFLEIAPLAAHGMYEDAVPAAGVVAGIGRVSGVECVIVANDATVKGGTYYPMTVKKHLRAQEIAEQNHLPCIYLVDSGGAFLPLQDEVFPDRDHFGRIFYNQANLSAQGIPQIACVMGSCTAGGAYVPAMSDETVIVREQGTIFLGGPPLVKAATGEVVTAEELGGADVHTRISGVADHMADNDLQALARVRAIIAQLNWRKPEPAMAVQANEEPLLPAHELYGVIPADTRKPYDVREVIARLVDGSRFDEFKPRYGATLVTGFAHLNGYPIGIIANNGILFSESALKGAHFIELCTQRNIPLVFLQNITGFMVGRKYEQGGIAKDGAKLVMAVACAKVPKFTVVIGGSFGAGNYGMCGRAYSPNFLWMWPNARIGVMGGEQAASVLATVKRDGIEAKGGQWPAVEEDAFKAPIRDQFEQQGHPYYASARLWDDGVIDPADTRRVLALALSASLNAAPQQTRFGVFRM comes from the coding sequence ATGACCGTCCTGAACAGCCAGCTGCAACCGGGCAGCGAAACGTTTGAAAGCAACCGCGCCGCCATGCAGGCCGTGGTCGACGACCTGCATGCCACCCTCGCCCGCACCGCGCTGGGCGGCAGCGAAGCCGCGCGCGCCAAGCACACCGCACGCGGCAAGCTGCTGGTGCGCGACCGCATCGACGCCCTGCTCGATCCCGGCAGCGCCTTCCTGGAAATCGCGCCGCTGGCCGCACACGGCATGTACGAAGACGCCGTGCCCGCCGCGGGCGTGGTGGCCGGCATCGGCCGCGTCAGCGGCGTGGAATGCGTGATCGTGGCCAACGACGCCACGGTGAAGGGCGGCACCTACTACCCGATGACGGTGAAGAAGCACCTGCGCGCGCAGGAGATCGCCGAGCAGAACCACCTGCCCTGCATCTACCTGGTCGATTCCGGTGGCGCCTTCCTGCCGCTGCAGGACGAGGTGTTCCCCGACCGCGATCATTTCGGCCGCATCTTCTACAACCAGGCCAACCTGTCCGCGCAGGGCATCCCGCAGATTGCCTGCGTGATGGGTAGCTGCACCGCCGGCGGCGCCTATGTGCCGGCGATGAGCGATGAGACGGTGATCGTGCGCGAACAGGGCACCATCTTCCTCGGCGGCCCGCCGCTGGTGAAGGCCGCCACCGGTGAAGTGGTGACGGCCGAGGAACTGGGCGGTGCCGACGTGCACACGCGCATTTCCGGCGTTGCCGACCACATGGCCGACAACGACCTGCAGGCGCTGGCGCGGGTGCGCGCGATCATCGCGCAGTTGAACTGGCGCAAGCCGGAGCCGGCGATGGCGGTGCAGGCCAACGAGGAACCACTGTTGCCGGCGCACGAGCTGTATGGCGTGATCCCGGCCGACACGCGCAAGCCCTACGACGTGCGCGAGGTCATCGCGCGCCTGGTCGATGGCTCGCGCTTCGATGAGTTCAAGCCGCGCTACGGCGCAACGCTGGTGACCGGCTTTGCGCATCTGAACGGCTACCCGATCGGCATCATCGCCAACAACGGCATCCTGTTCTCCGAGTCGGCACTGAAGGGCGCACACTTCATCGAGCTGTGCACCCAGCGCAACATCCCGCTGGTGTTCCTGCAGAACATTACCGGCTTCATGGTCGGCCGCAAGTACGAACAGGGCGGCATCGCCAAGGACGGCGCCAAGCTGGTGATGGCCGTGGCCTGCGCCAAGGTGCCCAAGTTCACCGTGGTCATCGGTGGTTCGTTCGGTGCCGGCAACTACGGCATGTGCGGCCGCGCATACTCGCCGAACTTCCTGTGGATGTGGCCGAACGCGCGCATCGGCGTGATGGGCGGCGAACAGGCCGCCAGCGTGCTGGCCACGGTCAAGCGCGATGGCATCGAAGCCAAGGGCGGCCAGTGGCCGGCAGTGGAGGAAGATGCATTCAAGGCACCGATCCGCGACCAGTTCGAGCAGCAGGGCCATCCGTACTACGCCAGCGCGCGCCTGTGGGATGACGGCGTGATCGATCCGGCCGACACCCGCCGGGTGCTGGCCCTGGCGCTGTCGGCCAGCCTCAACGCCGCCCCGCAGCAGACGCGCTTCGGCGTGTTCCGCATGTAA
- a CDS encoding c-type cytochrome encodes MRNYDLEFLKRFSMVIALLATITLGLILLAAYIHTRIPPEVSPTAAKRTEQRISPTGAVYAGSTGAAAQAAAKAAALAKAASQVAYGGTKDGKVIFDNLCTACHTTGVGMAPTLDHSHWDKRIAQGKDTLYKHAIEGYTGPDGGIMPPKGGNPALTEEQIHATVDWMLGNLK; translated from the coding sequence GTGCGGAATTACGATCTGGAGTTCCTGAAACGCTTCTCCATGGTGATCGCGCTGCTGGCGACCATCACCCTCGGCCTGATCCTCCTTGCCGCTTACATCCACACCCGGATTCCGCCCGAGGTGTCGCCGACCGCGGCCAAGCGCACCGAGCAGCGCATCTCGCCCACCGGCGCGGTCTATGCCGGCAGCACCGGCGCCGCCGCGCAGGCTGCGGCCAAGGCCGCCGCGCTGGCCAAGGCCGCCTCGCAGGTGGCCTACGGCGGCACCAAGGACGGCAAGGTCATCTTCGACAACCTGTGCACCGCCTGCCACACCACCGGCGTGGGCATGGCGCCGACGCTGGACCATTCGCACTGGGACAAGCGCATCGCACAGGGCAAGGACACTCTCTACAAGCACGCCATCGAGGGCTATACCGGTCCGGATGGCGGCATCATGCCGCCCAAGGGCGGCAACCCGGCGCTGACCGAGGAACAGATCCACGCCACCGTGGACTGGATGCTGGGCAACCTGAAGTAA
- a CDS encoding putative peptide maturation dehydrogenase: protein MRFRRCRTLFVEPVERPSFNLQELLAGGTGVQLQPVLQVRAAHLPSVQVIDAESCAWLLACSAEQWQPLPEAADARGRVLSLLQQGLLVSDDPAHAKACAAEQRLRDSHWWPLSALHYQQSCWDEVDSVQDMEQHQLVTARDLVRSYGSPPPEAPPRIHGAQALPCYEDDPMQSQLQARATCRNFDSARALPLPLLARVLQQVLMAQAEVETDPGVRFLKKNVPSAGSLHPLEAYLLVRNVEGMAPGLYHYHAVAHELGRLPAQPQDLESLCQRLLAGQHWFADAHVLLVLVCRFERNFWKYRNHAKAYRAVTLDAGHVSQALYASATALGLGAFVTAAINESEAGRALGLQPMAEGALAICGLGWRSGTKITAELDPDGHVWPRADPRAGNADAAGP, encoded by the coding sequence ATGAGATTCCGTCGTTGCCGGACCTTGTTCGTCGAGCCGGTCGAACGCCCGTCCTTCAACCTGCAGGAACTGCTGGCTGGTGGTACCGGCGTGCAGCTGCAGCCGGTCCTGCAGGTGCGTGCGGCGCACCTGCCGTCGGTGCAGGTGATCGACGCGGAAAGCTGTGCCTGGTTGCTGGCCTGCAGTGCCGAACAGTGGCAGCCGTTGCCGGAAGCAGCGGACGCGCGCGGTCGGGTGCTGTCATTGCTGCAGCAGGGCCTGCTGGTCAGCGATGATCCGGCCCACGCCAAGGCCTGCGCTGCCGAGCAGCGCCTGCGCGATAGTCATTGGTGGCCGCTGTCGGCGCTGCACTACCAGCAGTCGTGCTGGGACGAGGTGGACAGCGTGCAGGACATGGAGCAGCACCAGCTGGTGACCGCACGCGATCTGGTGCGCAGCTACGGCAGTCCGCCACCCGAGGCACCTCCGCGTATACATGGCGCGCAGGCACTGCCGTGCTACGAGGATGATCCGATGCAGTCGCAGCTGCAGGCACGGGCTACCTGCCGCAACTTCGATAGCGCGCGTGCGCTGCCGTTGCCACTGCTGGCGCGCGTGCTGCAGCAGGTGCTGATGGCACAGGCCGAGGTGGAAACCGATCCAGGTGTGCGGTTCCTGAAGAAGAACGTGCCTTCAGCCGGCAGCCTGCATCCGCTGGAGGCCTACTTGCTGGTACGCAACGTGGAGGGAATGGCCCCGGGGCTGTATCACTACCATGCGGTGGCGCACGAGCTGGGCCGGCTGCCGGCACAGCCACAGGACCTGGAGTCGCTGTGCCAGCGCTTGCTGGCCGGGCAGCATTGGTTCGCCGATGCACACGTGCTGCTGGTGCTGGTGTGCCGCTTCGAGCGCAACTTCTGGAAGTATCGGAACCATGCCAAGGCCTACCGCGCTGTCACGCTGGATGCAGGCCATGTTTCACAGGCACTGTATGCGTCGGCCACCGCACTGGGCCTGGGCGCTTTTGTTACAGCGGCCATCAATGAATCCGAGGCCGGGCGTGCGCTTGGCCTGCAGCCGATGGCCGAAGGTGCGTTGGCGATCTGCGGGCTGGGCTGGCGCAGTGGCACAAAGATCACCGCGGAGCTGGACCCGGATGGCCACGTGTGGCCGCGGGCGGACCCACGCGCAGGGAATGCCGATGCAGCCGGGCCCTAG
- a CDS encoding acetyl/propionyl/methylcrotonyl-CoA carboxylase subunit alpha produces MFTKVLIANRGEIACRVIATCRRLGIATVAVYSDADRNARHVRLADEAIHIGPAAARESYLRGDALLDAARLTGAQAIHPGYGFLSENADFADACAAAGITFIGPPASAIRAMGDKSAAKALMAKAGVPLTPGYHGDQQAPDFLRAQADAIGYPVLIKASAGGGGKGMRKVERSEDFVDALASCQREAASAFGNDHVLVEKYVERPRHIEIQVFGDSHGEAVYLFERDCSVQRRHQKVLEEAPAPGMSAERRAAMGKAAVDAARAVGYVGAGTVEFIAGPDGDFYFMEMNTRLQVEHPVTEYITGTDLVEWQLRVASGQPLPLRQEQLAIHGHAIEARLYAEDADRGFLPSTGTLRRLRLPTPSAHVRVDTGVEEGDSITPYYDPMIAKLIVWDVDRDAALRRMSQALADCQVVGVTTNAGFLRRLVNTDSFAHAKLDTALIEREQAALSAVGDTDDALWLLAAVAAVASTGGASTDARDPHSPWQAQDGWRLGASASRVLPLQQGERKHTLKVWTQTDGWRVQCDDAAPVQVLGTADAQHLTVLLGERRWSLQLLREGDQLYLFGADGQHRFTLHDPVGESDHAVADADSLLAPMPGRIVATLVAAGTEVKRGTPLVVLEAMKMEHTLQAPADGTVKGYRAKAGDQVGDGAVLVDFEAA; encoded by the coding sequence ATGTTCACCAAAGTCCTGATCGCCAACCGCGGCGAAATCGCCTGCCGCGTCATCGCCACCTGCCGCCGCCTCGGCATCGCCACCGTGGCGGTGTATTCCGATGCCGACCGCAACGCGCGCCACGTGCGGCTGGCCGACGAAGCCATCCACATTGGTCCTGCCGCCGCACGTGAGAGCTACCTGCGCGGTGATGCCCTGCTCGATGCCGCACGCCTGACCGGCGCGCAGGCGATCCACCCCGGTTACGGCTTCCTGTCCGAGAATGCCGACTTCGCCGATGCCTGCGCGGCGGCCGGCATCACCTTCATCGGCCCGCCGGCCAGCGCCATCCGCGCGATGGGCGACAAGAGCGCGGCCAAGGCACTGATGGCCAAGGCCGGTGTGCCACTGACCCCCGGCTATCACGGCGACCAGCAGGCGCCGGACTTCCTGCGCGCACAGGCCGACGCCATCGGCTACCCGGTGCTGATCAAGGCCAGCGCCGGCGGCGGTGGCAAGGGCATGCGCAAGGTCGAGCGCAGCGAGGACTTCGTCGATGCGCTGGCCAGCTGCCAGCGCGAGGCGGCCTCGGCGTTCGGCAACGACCACGTGCTGGTCGAGAAGTATGTCGAGCGCCCGCGCCATATCGAGATCCAGGTGTTCGGCGACAGCCACGGTGAGGCGGTCTATCTGTTCGAGCGCGACTGCTCGGTGCAGCGCCGCCACCAGAAGGTGCTGGAAGAGGCGCCGGCGCCGGGCATGAGCGCAGAACGTCGCGCTGCAATGGGCAAGGCGGCAGTCGATGCCGCGCGCGCAGTGGGCTACGTCGGTGCCGGCACGGTGGAGTTCATTGCCGGCCCGGACGGCGATTTCTACTTCATGGAAATGAACACCCGCCTGCAGGTCGAGCACCCGGTGACCGAGTACATCACCGGTACCGACCTAGTGGAGTGGCAGCTGCGCGTGGCCTCGGGCCAGCCGCTGCCGCTGCGCCAGGAACAGCTGGCGATCCACGGCCACGCCATCGAAGCGCGCCTGTATGCCGAAGATGCCGACCGGGGCTTCCTGCCCTCCACCGGCACCCTGCGCCGCCTGCGCCTGCCGACCCCGTCGGCCCATGTGCGCGTGGATACCGGCGTGGAGGAAGGCGACAGCATCACCCCGTACTACGACCCGATGATCGCCAAGCTGATCGTCTGGGACGTGGACCGCGATGCCGCCCTGCGCCGCATGAGCCAGGCGCTGGCGGACTGCCAGGTGGTGGGCGTGACCACCAATGCCGGCTTCCTGCGCCGCCTGGTGAACACCGATTCGTTCGCGCACGCCAAGCTGGACACCGCGCTGATCGAACGCGAACAGGCGGCATTGAGTGCAGTGGGCGACACGGATGATGCCCTGTGGCTGCTGGCCGCCGTGGCTGCGGTTGCAAGCACGGGCGGCGCCAGCACCGACGCGCGCGATCCGCATTCGCCGTGGCAGGCCCAGGACGGCTGGCGCCTTGGCGCATCGGCATCGCGCGTGCTGCCGCTGCAGCAGGGCGAACGCAAGCACACGCTGAAGGTGTGGACGCAGACCGATGGCTGGCGCGTGCAGTGCGATGACGCCGCGCCGGTGCAGGTGCTTGGCACGGCCGATGCGCAGCACCTGACCGTGCTGCTGGGCGAGCGCCGCTGGTCGTTGCAGCTACTGCGCGAAGGCGACCAGCTGTATCTGTTCGGCGCCGATGGCCAGCACCGCTTCACCCTGCACGATCCGGTGGGCGAATCGGACCACGCCGTGGCCGATGCCGACAGCCTGCTGGCGCCGATGCCGGGCAGGATCGTCGCGACACTGGTCGCGGCCGGCACCGAGGTCAAGCGCGGCACGCCGCTGGTGGTGCTGGAAGCGATGAAGATGGAGCACACCCTGCAGGCACCGGCAGACGGCACGGTGAAGGGCTACCGCGCCAAGGCCGGCGACCAGGTGGGTGACGGTGCGGTGCTGGTGGACTTCGAAGCGGCGTGA
- a CDS encoding ExeM/NucH family extracellular endonuclease, which produces MRRRSLALALSLLLPAGAFAQAQPQAAPVASPSAARSSATVVLTAAPSDWRALDGQRVRIAAPLTLAGTDGLERFGQLTVAFDGRLWQPTEVAAPGTAGYEQVMADNQRRRLLLDDGSEARDPASVAYLPANPVLRTGMQLRNVEGVVHVDAQGRPRLQVEGALTLPELKRPAVPTVPGSLHIAAFNLENFFNGDGQGGGFPTLRGARTLEEHKAQVGKLVATVNALGADIAALMELENDGYGPQSAIAELVSALNAGLAADKQWAFVDAGEGPGSNPIRVGIIYRRSAFKPLGKPLTRTDGPFAEHSRAPLAQAFQGKGAPFMVVANHFKSKGCRDASGGDADRNDGQGCWNATRVESAKQLNQWVQAEAGRLKVKDVVLLGDFNAYAMEDPIRTLHDLGWQDAFKVAQVEHPYSYVYNGYTGRLDHALLSPGMAQRLRGAAEWHSNADEQDASGYQGRNVQGPWRSSDHDPLLLGFDK; this is translated from the coding sequence ATGCGCCGCCGTTCCCTCGCCCTTGCCCTGTCCCTGCTGCTGCCGGCCGGCGCCTTTGCCCAGGCCCAGCCGCAGGCCGCACCGGTCGCGTCGCCGTCCGCCGCGCGCAGCAGCGCCACCGTGGTGCTGACCGCCGCGCCGTCCGACTGGCGCGCGCTGGATGGCCAGCGCGTGCGCATCGCTGCACCGCTCACCCTGGCCGGTACCGATGGCCTGGAACGCTTCGGCCAGCTCACCGTGGCCTTCGATGGCCGCCTCTGGCAGCCGACCGAAGTGGCCGCGCCGGGTACTGCCGGCTATGAGCAGGTGATGGCCGACAACCAGCGCCGCCGCCTGCTGCTGGACGACGGCAGCGAAGCCCGCGACCCGGCCAGCGTGGCCTACCTGCCAGCCAACCCGGTGCTGCGCACCGGCATGCAGCTGCGCAATGTGGAAGGTGTCGTGCACGTGGACGCACAGGGCCGTCCGCGCCTGCAGGTCGAGGGTGCACTCACGTTGCCCGAGCTGAAGCGTCCGGCGGTGCCGACGGTGCCGGGCAGCCTGCATATCGCTGCATTCAACCTGGAGAACTTCTTCAATGGCGATGGCCAGGGCGGTGGCTTCCCGACCCTGCGCGGCGCACGCACGCTGGAAGAGCACAAGGCGCAGGTCGGCAAGCTGGTGGCCACGGTCAACGCGCTCGGTGCCGACATCGCCGCGTTGATGGAACTGGAAAACGATGGCTATGGCCCGCAGTCGGCCATCGCCGAACTGGTCAGCGCCCTTAACGCCGGTCTTGCCGCCGACAAGCAGTGGGCCTTCGTCGATGCCGGCGAGGGGCCGGGCAGCAACCCGATCCGGGTTGGCATCATCTATCGCAGGAGCGCGTTCAAGCCGCTGGGCAAGCCTTTGACCAGAACCGACGGTCCGTTCGCCGAACACAGCCGCGCACCGCTGGCGCAGGCCTTCCAGGGCAAGGGCGCACCGTTCATGGTGGTCGCCAACCATTTCAAGTCCAAGGGCTGCCGTGATGCCAGCGGCGGCGATGCCGACCGCAACGATGGCCAGGGTTGCTGGAATGCCACCCGGGTGGAATCGGCAAAGCAGTTGAACCAGTGGGTGCAGGCCGAAGCTGGCCGCCTGAAGGTGAAGGACGTGGTGCTGCTGGGCGATTTCAACGCCTACGCGATGGAAGACCCGATCCGCACCCTGCATGACCTGGGCTGGCAGGACGCATTCAAGGTCGCCCAGGTCGAGCATCCTTACAGCTACGTCTACAACGGCTATACCGGCCGCCTCGACCATGCACTGCTGAGCCCGGGCATGGCCCAGCGCCTGCGCGGTGCCGCCGAGTGGCACAGCAATGCCGACGAACAGGACGCCAGCGGCTACCAGGGCCGCAACGTGCAGGGCCCGTGGCGCAGCTCCGACCACGACCCGCTGCTGCTGGGTTTCGATAAATAA
- a CDS encoding CocE/NonD family hydrolase: MHKPSFPVAPGETACLELDGPAGPLEVVVDLPKADVPAQPIVAIICHPLSTEGGTLHNKVVTMTATTLRELGIATVRFNFRSVGASAGEFDHGVGEQDDLKAVAAWVRSQRPDDRLWLAGFSFGSFVSLKAAAALQPEALISIAPPAGRWDFDGIAPPARWLVIQGEQDEIVDPQAVYQWLDTLDVPHELVRMPETSHFFHRKLIDLRGALTHGVKHWLGAAA, from the coding sequence ATGCACAAGCCTTCGTTCCCCGTCGCCCCCGGCGAAACCGCCTGCCTCGAACTGGACGGCCCGGCCGGCCCGCTGGAAGTGGTCGTCGACCTGCCCAAGGCCGATGTGCCGGCGCAGCCGATCGTGGCCATCATCTGCCATCCGCTGTCCACCGAAGGCGGCACCCTGCACAACAAGGTGGTCACCATGACCGCCACCACCCTGCGCGAGCTGGGCATCGCCACGGTGCGCTTCAACTTCCGCAGCGTCGGCGCGTCGGCCGGTGAGTTCGACCATGGCGTGGGCGAGCAGGACGACCTGAAAGCCGTCGCCGCCTGGGTGCGCAGCCAGCGCCCGGATGACCGCCTGTGGCTGGCCGGTTTCAGCTTCGGCTCGTTCGTTTCTTTGAAGGCCGCTGCCGCGCTGCAGCCGGAAGCGCTGATCTCGATCGCGCCGCCGGCCGGTCGCTGGGATTTCGATGGCATCGCGCCGCCGGCGCGCTGGCTGGTGATCCAGGGCGAGCAGGATGAGATCGTCGACCCGCAGGCCGTCTACCAGTGGCTGGACACGCTGGACGTCCCGCATGAGCTGGTGCGCATGCCCGAGACCAGCCACTTCTTCCACCGCAAGCTGATCGATCTGCGTGGCGCGCTGACCCACGGCGTGAAGCACTGGCTGGGCGCGGCGGCATGA
- a CDS encoding isovaleryl-CoA dehydrogenase, translating into MHVPSLNFDLGEDIDLLRQSVAHFAAAEVAPLAAEADASNQFPLALWPKLGEQGLLGLTVEEEYGGTGMGYLAHVVAMEEISRASGGIGLSYGAHSNLCVNQLRKNGNEEQKQRFLPGLCNGSLVGALAMSEPGAGSDVVSMKLRADKRGDRYVLNGNKMWITNGPDADVLVVYAKTDMEAGAKGITAFLVEKGMKGFSTAQKLDKLGMRSSPTCELVFQDCEIPEENVLGQVGGGVRVLMSGLDYERVVLSGGPLGLMAAAMDVVMPYVHERHQFGEPIGSFQLIQAKIADMYVGLGACRAYVYAVARACDQGRTTRQDAAGAILYAAEKATWLTGQAIQILGGNGYINEYPTGRLWRDAKLYEIGAGTSEIRRMLIGRELFQRTL; encoded by the coding sequence ATGCACGTGCCATCCCTGAACTTCGATCTTGGCGAAGACATCGACCTGCTGCGCCAGAGCGTGGCCCATTTTGCCGCCGCCGAGGTCGCACCGCTGGCCGCCGAGGCCGATGCCAGCAACCAGTTCCCGCTGGCCCTGTGGCCGAAGCTGGGCGAGCAGGGCCTGCTCGGCCTCACCGTGGAAGAAGAATACGGCGGCACCGGCATGGGTTACCTGGCCCATGTGGTGGCGATGGAAGAAATCTCGCGTGCCTCCGGCGGCATCGGCCTGTCCTATGGCGCGCACTCCAACCTGTGCGTGAACCAGCTGCGCAAGAACGGCAACGAAGAACAGAAGCAGCGCTTCCTGCCCGGCCTGTGCAACGGCAGCCTGGTCGGCGCGCTGGCGATGAGCGAGCCGGGTGCCGGTTCGGACGTGGTGTCGATGAAGCTGCGCGCCGACAAGCGCGGTGACCGCTACGTGCTCAACGGCAACAAGATGTGGATCACCAACGGCCCGGACGCCGACGTGCTGGTGGTCTATGCCAAGACCGACATGGAGGCCGGCGCCAAGGGCATCACCGCGTTCCTGGTCGAGAAGGGCATGAAGGGCTTCTCCACCGCGCAGAAGCTGGACAAGCTGGGCATGCGCTCCTCGCCCACCTGCGAGCTGGTGTTCCAGGACTGCGAGATTCCCGAAGAAAACGTGCTGGGCCAGGTCGGTGGTGGCGTGCGCGTGTTGATGTCCGGCCTGGATTACGAGCGCGTGGTCCTTTCTGGTGGCCCGCTGGGCCTGATGGCCGCGGCCATGGACGTGGTCATGCCCTATGTGCACGAGCGCCACCAGTTCGGCGAACCGATCGGCAGCTTCCAGCTGATCCAGGCCAAGATTGCCGACATGTACGTGGGGCTGGGCGCGTGCCGCGCCTACGTCTATGCCGTCGCGCGCGCCTGCGACCAGGGCCGCACCACCCGCCAGGATGCCGCCGGTGCCATTCTGTACGCCGCCGAGAAGGCCACCTGGCTGACCGGCCAGGCGATCCAGATCCTGGGCGGCAACGGCTACATCAACGAATATCCGACCGGCCGCTTGTGGCGCGACGCCAAGCTGTATGAAATCGGCGCCGGCACGTCGGAGATCCGCCGCATGCTGATCGGCCGCGAACTGTTCCAGCGCACCCTGTAA